ATGGGCCCTCACCGAGCGAAATCATGAACCCGAAGCGGCGATTTGCGCGCAGGCTTCCAATCGTCGGCGCACTTCTTCAGCCGGAATCAACGCCAGCAACGTCCGGAACTCCGGGCCGTCCTCCCGCATGGTCAAGGCCAACCGTAGCGGCATGAAAAGCGAGCGTCCCCGTTTGCCGGTGACGGCTTTGACATGGGTCGTCAAGGCACTCGCGTCGGACCCGTGAGTGTCCAGAGCCTCGACCGCTGCTCGGAAAAAGTCCGGGCCGGCTTCCTTTAATATCTCACCGGCCGCCGTCCAGTCAGAGAGTTGACCGTATATCAGGTCAGCCCATTGCCCGATATCGTCGGGAAAGGTGGCATTGGGGCGAACCACTTCAAAAAACGCCTGTCGGGCCGGGGGGGGCACCCGAGCCAGCGCGTCACCGGCCCACGCCACGAGGGTTGCATCGTCCACCGCCGCTACGGCCAACTTCTGCCAATGACGAAGATGGTTCTCGTCGAATCGCGACGGAGACCGACCGATTGCGCCCAAATCAAAGGCTTTTGCCAATAAATCCGGCTCGAGCAGCGCCTCGTCGTCGAGACGATGGCCCAGCCGCGAAAGGTAATTGTTGATCCCCACCGCCAAAAAGCCTTCCTCGCGTAACTCCACGACGCTGCGGCTTCCGTTTCGCTTGGACAATGGGGCTCCATCGGCGCCCACGATCAACGGCAAGTGGCCGTACCCCGGAATCGGCAACGCCAGGGCGTTTAAAATCAGTTGTTGGCGGGGGGTA
This window of the Pseudomonadota bacterium genome carries:
- the gltX gene encoding glutamate--tRNA ligase; translated protein: MTGSEAAVKTRFAPSPTGRMHVGNARTALFNYLFARHLGGRFVLRMEDTDPERSQEVFVQALEEDLRWMGLAWDEGPDIDGGHGPYRQSQRTALYQDYYRRLDQAGHTYPCYCSPQELALSRKRQLATGRPPRYEGTCAHLSEAERQARLSSGRQPTIRFRVPAGEQIQFEDLVRGTQVFETDHIGDFIIRRADGTFAFFFCNALDDALMGITHVLRGEDHLTNTPRQQLILNALALPIPGYGHLPLIVGADGAPLSKRNGSRSVVELREEGFLAVGINNYLSRLGHRLDDEALLEPDLLAKAFDLGAIGRSPSRFDENHLRHWQKLAVAAVDDATLVAWAGDALARVPPPARQAFFEVVRPNATFPDDIGQWADLIYGQLSDWTAAGEILKEAGPDFFRAAVEALDTHGSDASALTTHVKAVTGKRGRSLFMPLRLALTMREDGPEFRTLLALIPAEEVRRRLEACAQIAASGS